Part of the Hirundo rustica isolate bHirRus1 chromosome 28, bHirRus1.pri.v3, whole genome shotgun sequence genome, CGCTGGGCAGCCGGGCCTCCATCAAGGAGCAAGGTGAGACCGTCCTGGGCGGCCgcttccccccagccccactcctggGAGAAGTCACACCAAAGCCTGGGGAGTGCCTGGGGAGCAGCGCTGATGGCGAGAGCTGCTGGACCGGGTGTGAGCTCGGCCCAGTGCCAGAgttctgcagggagcagggccctCCTCAGGCGTCTGCACTCTCCCCGGgatccctggagctgttgggTTGCAGCTCCCCCAACTCCCCACCCCCACTGCAGGGGGCCTGTGCCAGCTTTGCCATGCGAGTCCAGGCTCCGTACCCCAAATTCTCACCTCATTGCAGCCTCCCTGTCCTGTTTCACGTGCCTCCCAAGCCCCAGGACATGTGGGACACAGCCTGGATTGCCTGCTGGAGCCTCTTTAATGACACCCCAGCCTggttattaattaaaattagttAAAATCAGGCTGAGCTCTTCCCCcactgttttttatttatttcttgctaCGGTGGGATGTCAGTTTTATGTCCCACACTGCATGGCATGGCTGTGGGCCCCTGCCACAGAGCAATTTGGGGCTGAGCCCCAAATTTTAAACCCTTCTTACTTTCCTAATGAAGTAATGAAAAATGCAGGTGCTGATGACACCTTCCAGGGtggtttgggggagggaggaaactGGGAGTGCTGGATGGAGGGTGGTGGGTGCTGGGAAAGGCTTGGGacctctgctgcctctctgacAGGAATTTCCTTCCCAGATTATCTGTGCCACGTGTATGTCCGGAACGATGGGCTGGCCGGAGTGGTGATTGCAGACAATGAATATCCACAGCGGGTTTGTTTCACCTTGCTGGACAAGGTGAGGGTGCCTGCTGGGAGGTGCTCCAGAGGCCTTCTCCAgtctccctgccctggcacgTGCAGGGCTTCTGGACAGTCAGGGCTGGCCACCTTGGCCTGGGCATTGCTCTGGTCCTCTTTTGCCAGGACTGTTCATTCATGTCTCTGCCCTCAGCTTGTTCAGAaggggtggaggaggagggTCACCAAGGTGGTCAGAGGGCAGGAGCACCTCTTATGGAATTGTGAAAttgttttggttggaaaagtcctccaagtccgagtccaaccattcccccaaCATGGCCAAGACCACctctaaaccatgtccccaagtgctgCATTCACATGGTTTTTTTAGTGCTTCCTGGGGTGGGcattccaccactgccctgggcagcctgtgtcagggctggacaaccctttccatgatGGAATTTTCCCAATATACAACTCGAACCTCCTATGGCACATCTTGAGgttgttccctctcctcctgtccgtctttcctgggagcagagcctgtccttccctggctgtcccctcctgtcagggagttgtgcagagccagaagatcccccctgagcctccttttctccaggctgagcccccacagctccctcagctgctcttggggctccagccccttccccagctccattcctgtctctggacacgctccagcctctcaatgtccttcttgccatgaggggcccagaactggacacagcactcaggggtcctcagcagtgccagcacagagcaTGGCCAGGGGATGGCCACTGCCTGGGACAGTGACCACACTGTGACGAGTACAGGCCAGGGCCATCTGGGCATAACTGGGCTCATGTCCAGTCACAgccaccagcacctccaggtccttctccacTGGCAGTTTCCCAGCCACTGCCAGGGATACAAACTGGGAGACCTGGGTTATCCagtctggagaggagaaggctccagggagaccccAGATCCGCTTCCTgtacctaaaggggctccaagagagctgaagaaggacttgggacaagggggaatggcttcccactgccaaaGGGCCGGGTTAGATGGGCTATTGGGAAGAACTCCTTCCCTGTAGGGTAGTAGGGACTAACACAGGTTTCCcaaagcagctgtggctgccacatccctggaagcgttcacGGCCAGtttgggcagggcttggagcaacctggtgtagtggaaggtgtccctacctgTGGCAGGGGTGTGGATGAgctgtaaggtcccttcccaaaAATCTCCAGATCTCCTATTTTGATGAACAAAACCCATCCAGCCACTGTGGCCCCCCAGCTGTGGCTCCTGgatggcagctgctgcttcctcaccTGGCAGGTGCTGGATGAGTTCTCCAGGCAGGTCAGCAAGATGGACTGGCTCTCAGGGTCTCCTGCCACCATCAGCTACTCTGCCTTGGATGGATACCTCAGCAAATACCAGGTACAGACCCCTGGGACCCTGCAGGGCACTGGGACAGAGGGTTCTTGTGTTTCCTGCAGCCCTGAAAATGGCAGGGCAGATGGGCAACACTGGTGCGTGCGGGGACCCCGGTGAGCCGGGGAGCTCTGGTGTCCCTGTGGTGCTGCCAGCGCCGTGTTGTTTCTCTCCAGAACCCCCGGGATGCTGATCCAATGACACgagtgcaggcagagctggacgAGACCAAAATCATCCTGGTGAGGTTGCAGCCGGATGCTCCTGCCTGCACACGCCGgtgggggctctgggggcatgttgtggggcagggtggggTCACCCCAGGCCATTCCCCAGAGAcctccctgctgtgggagcttccttttctcttcccctttttcaCTTGCCCCAGTTTTTCTCCCTGGGCTTATCCTAGCTGGCTGGACACAAGCACCAGGGCTCTGACCCCTCCTCCAAGTGCCAGTCTGGTGACCCTTTGGGaactctgctgctcctgtccctggccAAGTTCCCATCTCCcttggggctgcagagctgggggggcTGTAGGGAGGTGGGAGGGGTGGTGGCAGCTCCATCTCCTGCCGCAGGGTGGTGTGGGACTGGGGCTCAGCACACATTTCTCTGGCAGCACAACACTATGGAATCGCTGCTGGAGCGTGGGGAGAAGCTGGATGACCTGGTCTCCAAATCGGAGGTGCTGGGGGCACAATCCAAAGCCTTCTACAAAACGGTGGGTGTGGAGGGTCACCCCCTCCCTGAGAGAGATGGGCATGGGTGGAATATCATTCTTGGGGGGTCACCCCCAGTGGATGAATCCtggggcacagctctgtgccaggcagggatCGTCCCTGTTGCTGCAAGCTTTGGGCCTGGAGACCTGCAGCTCGATTCCATCTgcagagccccccagcccctgccctgggtggGGGGGTGATGCCCATCCCAGTTCCTGGCACCACCTCGGGCCAAAAAGAAAGGAACCTCTGGGTCTTCAAGCTTTGTGCTATGCTGGTGTCTTtgggcaggagaggggctgtgCAGGACCTCAGGTGGGTTGGCCCTGGGACCCCCCAACCCTTGGGGAGTCTTACAGatggttttccttctcttcttagGCCCGAAAGCAGAATTCCTGCTGTGAAATCATGTGACGTGGAGCCCAGGGTCTCCACCTCCAGACCACCAGCCCTCCACCCCCCTCCAGAGCCACCCCAGGGATgttcctggggctgggccaggggtCCTCAGACCCCTGGGCTGATGTGACTTGTCCATCTTAAGGGGACACCAAGGCTGGCACTGGGCTGGCATCCATGGGGGGATGTCCACACTGAAGACCCCCCTTGCTGTTCCTGGGACAGCTTGGACCAGGGGGTACCTGGCCACACACTCCCCTGCCTTCACACCCCCCAGGGGTGGAGCCTCCCACTGCTGTCTGGGTGGCTGGGGGGGCACGCAGAGccccctgctgccatcccaggagctggggggcTTTTATGTATTCGTGTCCTAAGGGTGAGCTGGGGGGGTGGGAgaaggggggaagggaaaaagaagaggtgTCTTGGGTGGAGGGTGCTCActgcctccctgagcagcttttccccatggtgctgagcctggagctgtgtcctggtgctgggGAAGTGGGGGAGCTcaccagcctgccctgcccctcctcccACCGGCCAGGGTGGGGGGACTCAGCACCTGCCAGGGTCCAGCAGCCCTcactgcctcctcttcctcctccttgggAAGTGAAAAGTTTGGCTTGGGCTGTACCTTGCAGTGCTCTGGTTGTTTCCATGCCCTGGCTGCACTGGCCAGGGGGATAAAGTCGTCTTTGGCAGTTGAAGTCCTGTTCCCTCTCTGCAGCGTCCCGGGGTGGGATTTCAGGTGGACATGTCCTGGGcaccctggcagggacaggtgCGCTCGGCCTTCCCTCTCCACCTCGTACTTAATGATCATTGGTTTTTCCTCATAATTTATTTGCAGTTTTCCCGAGACAAAAACGAAATCAGAGTCATCTTTTACACTTACAAGgctcagaaagaaaagacaaagggctttttggggggagggggagagggggatatgctggggagggggagacagaaaaagaatgagagggaaggggaggaaagaaaaatttggcAACGATCCACCAGCATTCATGGGACAGGAACAGCTCAGCTCCTCGACATACAGCATTAGCGCCCGAGGGTTGCTCCCGCGCAAAGGGCATGCAGAGAAATCatcagaataattaaaaaataatatcccCCGCCTATCCCaccccctctcccccagccaaaaccagccctCAGCATGGTGGGGATGCCCTGGGGAATTGTGTGGGGAGTGCCTGGGAGTCGAGTGATgcctctccagggatggggggggttgggggtgACGGGGTCCCCCCGAGTGCTGGCCATGGGAAGGGGGTGCAGGATGTGCTGCCGgtgcccctgtgctgggggGTCCCCGGCGGAGCAGCCTGTGCCCCCTAAGAGACCCATTCTCTTAGTCTAAAGTGCTTTCAATGCTGTGTCAGTGCTGGCTGGATCGTCCTGAGCCTCCCACCCCGAACCCCAACATTCCCCGGCTGCCCTCTGACACGGCACCCGCCTCCCCCCTGCCAAAacctgccagctcctggagctggcaccCGTGACACGGGGTGCTGGGGTGGGGATCAGTgggtggggacactggggtgcGACTGGTGGACCCTCCCAAAGGCACCTGCCGTGTTCCCTGTGCAGCAGTGCCCAGGATAAGCCTCGGGCCCCCACAGCAGCACTCCCAGGGGATGCTCTGGAGTGGGGTGGAGGGGAGAGAGTCTGTATGTGTCCCCCCCACTTCACTCACCCCCTGGCAGCCCCCCAATGCTGGGCACCCCCGTGggaattcaaaaataaatagctCTCTCTATGTacaggggctggggcaggacagagCAAAGCGGAGCCCAAAGAACAATATCCACCACCAGCGACAGCAACACGCCACgagcacagctgggaggggGGCCGGGaccccccttcccccccagcAGAGATGGGCCGAGGGGGGGGGCTGAGCCCCCCAGCGCCCTCACCTGTGGCCGAGTGgctgggttgggtttgggggtgtgggtgggtttgggatcaGGGTGGATTTTCcccctttcatttttttccttgtttttttgttgtcatcattttggctttttttcttttttttttctttttttttcttttttttttttttgtctttttgttttctgcaaacaCAGGCACTGGAGGGGGGAGCAGGGGCCAGGGTAGGGGGGACAGGCATGCGGACGCGTGCTTCGGGGGGCCGCAGCTCCGGCTGCCGCCTCGGCTCCCATCGCCGTCTCCATCGGGCTGGAACCAGGACAGCCACCGCAAGCTCTGTGGGGACACCCTGGTGAGACACAACTGGGGCTCCCCATCCCTCCGAGCCCCGAGCCCGCCCTCACCTTCACTGCAGCGGGGCGACGGGGGCCCCCGAGCCGTGGAAGTGGACGTTCTGCCACTTGCCATCGCGGCGGTGCCAGACGCGGGTCTCCTCGGACTGGCTGGTGCGGGGCCGGCCCTGCGCGTCGATGTACTGGGTGAGGCGGATGTAGGCGATGCAGGCCGCGTCCTCCCCGATGACGTGCACGTGCGGGTTCAGGATGGTCGTGTGGATCGGCTTGTTGTTCTTGGAGAGCACTGCGGGGTGGCCAAGGTCAGCGGGGCACCGACCCAGCGGGGCCGGGGAACAGGTGAggaaggggcaggggcagggttgGGAGCAGCGCAGAAAGCCAATGGCTTGGCAGCggagggctgggacaggcaggcaAGGGGACCAGGACGGGCAGGCAGCGGGTAAGAGACGGGGGACAGCGAAGAAGAGAGAGACAGGATGGATCGGATCGGGCTGGACAGGGAGAGGATGGGCAGGGCAAGCGGCACAGGCAGGCACTTACAGTTCTCGAAGTAGAAGCGGTGGAAATCCATCCCCTCCACCAGGTTGCCCAGTGCCTCGGGCTCAAAGGAGGTGAGCCCCGGGTCGCAGATcttcctgcaggcagcaggtgaGAGTGGCCCCACCTGGCCCGGCCCCGCCCTGCCCCACCCGGCCCTGCCCCACTCACGCGTAGGCCTCGAAGTCCCCGTTGTTGACGGCCTCGATGAGCTGCTCCGTGATCTTGATGATCTCCTGCTTGCGGGCTGGGGGCACGTCACTGTCACCGCCCCAGCCCCGCGGTGACACCGTGGGGGGGGGTGGACGGGATGTTGGGATGGACGTGGGACATGAAGGGGAGGCGTGGGGACGGACACAGGGACAAACAGACAGACCTTGAGGGCAGAAAAACCTTGGGGACAGACAGGTCATGGGGATGGACCATagggacagacacagggacCTTGGGGACAGACAGACCACAGGGGCAGACACAGAAACCacggggacagacagacacccTTTGGGGACAGAAGGCCCGTGGGGACAGATAGGGACCACTGTGCTCCCAGGACCCCCAAAGCTCTGCCACATCAGTATTCGGATAATCTCAGCATGTCTCATTGCTagcccagtgccacccctgcatGTCTCAGTGCCATCCAGTGCCCTCCCAGCATGCTCAAGCATCCCAGTGCCTGCTCAGCATGTCCCAGTAGTTCCAAGTGCATTCCAGCGTTACTCCTGCAAgtcccagtatatcccagtgCCATTCTAGCACATCCCAAAACAGCCAGTTCCATACCAGTGTTTCCCAGTGCCATCCCACTGTCTCAGTGCCATTCCAGTGCATCCCAGTACTCTCAGAGTTCCATGCAAGTGCATCCCGATACATCCTAGtgcatcccagagctgctccagtgtCCTCTGATGCATCCCAGTGCCATCCTATtgcttcccagtgccagcccagtgCATTCCAATAAACCCGGTTACAGCCTAGTGCAATCCTACTGCATTCCAGTGACAGCCCAGTACACTCTAGTGCCATTCCGCTACATTTCAGTCACACCTCAGAGTGTTCCAATACCATTCCAGGGCGTCCCAATACACCCCAGTTTACACTGGTACATCTCAGGGCCATGCCACTGCATTTCAATGCAACCCAGTGCCAACCTTGTCCCAGTGCCCTTCTAATACATTCCAGTTCACCCCAGTTCCACCCCAGTGCATCCTAGCATCATGCTGTTGAATTCCAGTGTGTGCCAGTGCAATTGCGTTCCAGTACCATTCCAGTGTAGCCCGTCCCACTATATCCCAAGGACTCACTTCATCCTGATGCCATCCTAGTCACCTTAGTCCCTTCATCCTAGTGCATCCCAGTGCCACTTGAGTGCGTTCCAACACAGCCCACTTCCATCCCAGTATCTCCCAGTGCTATTCCAGAGCATACCAGTATATTCCAGTCTGCCCTCATGCATCCCAGTAGTATCTCACCGCATGTCTGTGCCAATCTCCTGTGTCCCAATGTTATTCTAGTGTATCCCAATACATCCCAGTACCATTCTAGTGCATGTAAGTATACCCCAGTTCCATCCAGTGCATCCCGTGGCCACTCCAGTGCATCTCAATCTCAGTACCATTCTACTGTGTCCCAGTGCTCCTCAGTCCATTCTTTTGTCACCCTAATGTGTTCCAACCATCTCCGTGACCCTTCACTATatcccagtttgtcccagtgcATCCCAATGTCACTTCTATGCCCTCCTAGTGCATCCCAGTGCCGCTGCTGTGCATTCCAACACAGCCCATTTCCATCCCAGTATGACTCAGTACTATGCCAGAGTATAACAGTACACTCCAGTTTGTGTCAGTGACTTCTTGCTGCATCTCAGTGCCAACATACTGTGTCTCACTGATTCCAGGGCATCCCAATACatcccagtacagcccagttCTACCCAGAGCACCTCTTGGGACCACCCCACCATGTCCCAGTATCATCACAGTGCATCCTGATGCCACCCCAGTGCCTTTTCAATGAACCCCAGTTGTCATTCCAGTGCCATTCTAGCATTCTATCCGATTTCCATCCAAGTGCACCCCAATGCATCCTAGTGCCGTCCCAGCGTGCTCCCAGTGCATCCTGGTGCTATCTCAATGAATCCTGGtgtcagcccagctccagcctagCGCACTCCAGATCCATTCCAGTGCATTTGAACACTTGCCCAGCTCATCCCAGAAATGTCCCAGTATAACCCCAATGCATTCTggtgccatccctgtgccattccAGTGTACGCCGACAAATCCTGTTGCTATCCCAGTGCCATCCCAATGCatccaaatcccacccagtgcaTTCcagtgctgccccagcacaTCACTGTGCATTGGTGCCATGCCAGTTCCACCCCAGTTCATCCCAGTACAATTCCAGTGCAATCCGAGGCATCCTGGTGCCAACACAATgcatcccagctctgttccaatGCATTCCATCCATCACACTCCCAGTGCATCCTAGTGCCACCCAACAACGCATCCTAGTGCCATTCCAGTGCAACCTGACACATCCTTGTGCCATTCTGGCTCCATCCCAGTGTATttcagagctgctccagtgcaTCCCAGTGAACCAAATGCATTCTGGTGCTATGCTAGTGCCATCCCAGTGCCATTTCAGTGCACCCCAGTGCATCTTAGTGTCATCCCAGCACATACCAGCTCCACGCCAGTGCATTCTAGCACACTCCCAGTGCATCCCAACGCATCCTAGTGCCACCACAACTGCCCATCACAGCGCCATCCCAGTGCATTCCAAGACCCTCTCAGTGCATCCCAGTGCCATTCCAGTGCAACCCAATGCATCCTAGCACCGCCCCAGcgcatcccagctccctcccaatGCATCCCAGCACAACTCTGCCGCCCCCTGCGCCCGTCACCTTTGGTGTCCTCGTCCTCAATGGTGGTGTTGGTGCTGTCGGAGGACTCCTGCTCATGGGACGGCGGCGGTGGGGGGGAGACACAAACAGGGGGGTCAGACCTGGCCCCGGGGGGATGGGGGACAAGCCCGGCCAGGGCTTGGCAGGACCCCAACGATGCTGGACGCCACGGGGGGACCCCGCTGTCACTGCGCCCTGCGCACAACTCCTCGTCCACGTCACCCCCCCCACGACATGGCTGATGCTGGGGGGAGGATGAAGGTGGAAAGCAGGGGCAGCGATACCTTGGTGCCGTCCGTGGGGTTATGAATGACAGTAGTTTGAGGCTCCtacaggagaagggagagagacaGAGGCGGGGGTAGGGGGAAGCGAGAGCCCGGAGGGGACAACGAGGGGGGGACGACGGATTGAGCAGCACGTGGACAGGGGCGAGGAGACACCCAGAGCGGATTTGGGAAGAGGATAGAGAGGGGGGAGAGAAGCAGAGAGTCATTAGTCCAGCAAAGCCAAATGGTTTAATTCAGACATggtgggggaagaaaggggggaaagaggtgggcagagctgggggagagaCAAAGTGAGGCCAAAAGGCTGGGCTGAGGGGCAGCTCCATGCCCCTGTCCTGCATCCTGGTGCCCAGGGGCTCCACTCACCATGCATCTGAGCATCTTGGGCATCCCTGTGTCCGAATCCCAACAACCCTGCTGCCTGCATCCCAAGCACTGCCCATATCCTTGCGCATCCCCCAGCTTGTACCCAGACCATCCCTGTGCCTGCACCCCAAGCATCCCTCGGCTTGCATCTCTGTGTCTGGATCCTGACCATCCCGATCCCCACACCCTGAGCACCCCACCCACCGCCATCCACAGCTTCCTGCTGCCCGCATCCACCCTCACTGTGTGGGGTGGGCACCCCTTTATCCATATCCTGCACTCACTCACCAGCCAGGCACACCTTCCCCAGTGCACAGCACT contains:
- the YKT6 gene encoding synaptobrevin homolog YKT6; amino-acid sequence: MRLYSLSVLYKGDPKVHLLKAAYDVSTFNFFQRSSVQEFMTFTSQLIAERSPLGSRASIKEQDYLCHVYVRNDGLAGVVIADNEYPQRVCFTLLDKVLDEFSRQVSKMDWLSGSPATISYSALDGYLSKYQNPRDADPMTRVQAELDETKIILHNTMESLLERGEKLDDLVSKSEVLGAQSKAFYKTARKQNSCCEIM